In the Sorghum bicolor cultivar BTx623 chromosome 4, Sorghum_bicolor_NCBIv3, whole genome shotgun sequence genome, aatatagttTGCATGTTGTGAAACTAAATATTTAAATAGATGGTAAAAAATATTAACATTTGAGTAAAAATAGAACAACTCATTGTCGTGGCAAATTCACTCGTATCGTACCATGCAACAACGTTCGAGAAAAATAGCTGTCGTCTTTTATCTCTGTCTCTCTGCCCCTCTCGCGCTCGTTCTCCTTGCCgaccgacgccgccgccgccgcctgcgccTCTGTCGTCTCTCGGCTCTCGCCCAGCGGCAGCCGGCCACCAATACCGCCACCCCTCTCATCTCCCCTGCCTCAATCGCACCCATTCCACGCGCTCAGCTTGGGCTATTGCCGCCTCCCGGAGCTGAGCGCCCGGATCCGAGAGGAGGTGTCGTCAACCCGTGCGGACGGGTGGGAGTTGGGACAAGGCGGCGGCTCCGGCCTCCGGAAGACCGCGGCGAAAACCGTGGGCGACGGGACGAACTGCGGATTGAGCAGCTTCGATCCGTCAGGGGCGAAACACGATCTCCGTTCCTCCTTCCCTAAATCATCTTCTCCCGGTCCCGGCCTCCCCCAGATTCCCTCCTGCTCTCCTCTCCGGCCACGACCAGGGTTGtgcttcgccgccgccgcgaccttGACTCGTCTGCGCTAGCTTCTCCTGATTTGGAGACGCAAGATGGTACCCATCTCTTTACCCCCTTGACTTCCCAGAATTACATTTTACTCGTATAGGATCTGGATATTGTGTACCTTCTTTGTGTGGATGGATGGTGTTATTAGATTACTCTGTTCACCTGTGCCTGTCAGCATCTGGATAGTCTTGATATTGTAATGTGTCTGGCTGTCTGAAATATTGTGTCATGGTGTATATTCCATTTCCAATTGGATCAATAATCAATCTTGCATGTACCTGTGGCAAAGTTGTATTCATGATCAAGACTCGATGATTAGCCATTTTAAATATGCTTATTGTGAAACAGATAATTAGAAGTTCTCAGAATGCTGAATGCTAGAACTTAGGGAAGCCTGTCATAAGGTGTAGATATCCTACTCCTACAGGTGCACAGGCCTATTTAGTAGCACATTACCAGCATTTGTTGCAGAATCAAATGGGATCAAGGGCATGTTCGAGACATTTTGTAAACTAGAGTGTGAGACTATTTTATTATAGTTAGTTATAGAGAATCGAGTACTTCACTAAGTGTTGTCAATTACAATGCAGAATTATGTGAGATATTTGTGGTACTGTCTTACAAGAGAAACAGTGTTGTCTGATTAATTCATCAATGTGTTGCTACATATCCGAAAGTTATAATCTGACAACTAGAGTGTGAGACTATTTTATTATAGTTAGTTATAGAGAATCGAGTACTTCACTAAGTGTTGTCAATTACAATGCAGAATTATGTGAGATATTTGTGGTACTGTCTTACAAGAGAAACAGTGTTGTCTGATTAATTCATCAATGTGTTGCTACATATCCGAAAGTTATAATCTGACAACTTGTTTTGATGCCTGGATTGAAACTAATGACATGGGTCTTCTATATTCAGTTTTTAGCTCACAAGGTAttacctccgttccaaattaaagGTCGTTTtcgcttttctagatacatagtttttACTATTTACATAGTGTATACCTAGGTGCATGATAAAAGCTATGTAGTATGtaactagaaaagccaaaacgacttataatttgggatggaggagtACAGTACTTATATTAGCTGCTTCATCTTCAAAATAAAACCAGATGAATTGTGTGCACATAATATTCTGCAAGAGTGCAAAACTGTGATTAAAGAAGAAATCGACACCAATAAAATGGGAACAAACAAAGAAATTTATGATGCTCTACAAGACTAACCAAATTTCCAGATTGCTGTCTTGTTATTGTATGGTGAACTCTTCTTACAGCAGTTGAGGTAGTAGAACAGAAGAAAAGTCAGAAAATAAATGTTGTGGAATTATACTACTTCATTTGGAGTTAAACCGTTAATGAAACCTTTTCGTGGGTTATTTACTTTAGATGGgtcttttcttttgatttttccATATTGGTTATAATAGTTACATTTTGGTTCTGATTAATTGATGATATCTAAGTGCAGTGTGGTTTTAAGAAACACTAATAATAAATGCATGAATTGGATGGCCAGGTTTATCACTCTAGttttgttgatgatgatgggatCAAAAAAGCTTGCAGCTGTCCTTTGCTTCCACTGAAAACTCATATCAAGGGCCCAGCACCAGCCTCTGACCCTGGTACCATGGCTACACCGAATTCATTTGATGATGTACTACTACTTTCACTACTATAAGaccattttctttttttatgttCATGTTATACAGATAAAGCGGACATTGTTGATGAAGCCATAACTTTCTTTCGGGCCAATGTTTTCTTCAAAAATTTCCATGTCAAAAGCTCAGCAGACAAGTTATTGATCTATTTGACGTCTTATATCAATATTGCCTTAAAAAGACTAGAAGGTTGCCGGACACTAGCTGTTGGGACTAAGGCAATCATTAATCTGGGATTGGAGAAAGTTCCTGTACCTGGGGAACCAGGGTTTCCTTTCCCTGGACTTTTCACTCTTCCCCAGTCCCAGGAGGAAGCAGGTATACAGTTTCGTCTACAATTGTATGCACGTATCTTCTTTTTTCAAGACTAGTCTTTTCTATGGATAAAAGTAATATGCTACTCATTATTATTTTCACATGATTATGTGTGTTGTGATAATTTAGACTAATTAAGTCAGTAAAACATTCGTGTACCCATGGATTCTAATGATAAATTGACTGCATTTCTGTGTCTGAATGCAGAATTGTTGAGGAATTATTTGAAGCAGATAAGGGAGGAAACAAGTGGAAGATTGCTCAACTGTGCATACAGAGCTAATGGCTTTCCAAACAAATGGTGGTTGGCTTTTGCTAAGAGGAAGTTCATGAACATTGTCATCCTTTAGACTTGGGCTTTTTGTACCAACAGGTTTAAACTGTTTTTTTCTCTTATGATCATGTGAAGTATCCACACAAAAAAGATAGTTATCCTACATCTTAGAGTGGCAGGCCAAAGATTTTGATGAGAGGATCGATAAATGCCATAAGTTACACTATTCGTCCCCAACTTTGCGATGGGTAACTGTGGGAACAGTAATTGCGATGTTGTCTTGCTATTTAATTTCCACCCCTTGTTTTATCGGAGAAACGAAACCTGATACTAGGTATGTTCTCCAATG is a window encoding:
- the LOC8085570 gene encoding actin-related protein 2/3 complex subunit 3; its protein translation is MVYHSSFVDDDGIKKACSCPLLPLKTHIKGPAPASDPDKADIVDEAITFFRANVFFKNFHVKSSADKLLIYLTSYINIALKRLEGCRTLAVGTKAIINLGLEKVPVPGEPGFPFPGLFTLPQSQEEAELLRNYLKQIREETSGRLLNCAYRANGFPNKWWLAFAKRKFMNIVIL